The Chlorobaculum sp. MV4-Y genome contains the following window.
CCGATAAAGACCTCGAAGCTGAATCGTGAGCTCATGCGGCTGATTGATGAGCAGTACCTGCTGAGGCCATACTACGGCGTTTACCGTATGTGGCAATGGCTGAGTATGGACAAAGGCTACAAGATCAACCTCAAACGGGTACGGCGGCTCTATCGCCTTATGGGTCTGGAAGCCATCGGCCCCAAGCCGAACACCTCGAAACCGGCGCCGGGCCATAAGGTCTATCCGTATCTGCTCCGGGGACTTGCGATCAAGCACAGCGACCATGTTTGGGCAACTGATATCACCTATGTGCCGATGGCCCATGGATTCATGTACCTGATGGCCATCATCGACCTGAAAAGCCGCTATGTGCTGAACTGGTCGGTGTCGAATACCATGGATGCCAAATGGTGTGCCGAGGTCTTGCTTGAAGCCGTGCGGTTGCACGGGGCACCCAAGATTCTCAACACCGATCAGGGCAGCCAGTTCACCAGCGAGGTCTTTGCCGAAGCCGTCATCACAGAGTCCAAGTCTGCACTCTCCATGGATGGCAAAGGCCGAGCAATTGACAACGTCTTCATCGAACGGTTATGGCGGAGCGTCAAGTATGAGTACATTTACCTGAACCCACCAGCCGATGGTCTCGAACTCTACAAAGGCCTGAAGCATTGGTTCAACGACTACAACACGGTTCGTCGCCACAAAGCGCTTGATGGTCAGGTTCCGGCAAAAGTCTATTCTGCCAATAAACGACTGATTCCGAAAGCCGCATGAACAAACTTATTTTCTCTCGATAGCTGTCCTATAACTGGGGAGTACCTCACTAATTATTTCCCGATACCCGTGCCGTTCCGGGCATCGATACGGTCGATGTCACCAATATCGATATGGTTCCTCTGGGTCACAGCTACTTCGCAAATTCACGGCTAGTGCTTTCGGACATCTATTCAATCATGAAAGAAGGGCTAAACGCCAAATCCCGTTTTTCTCTCGCTCCCATAGAATATATTCACGGGGACAAGAAGCAGATTTACTGGATTTTCGAGAAGTGAGGGATAGGGACATGATCTGTTGTGAATGCTTGGAAGCATTGTGTTACTATTCAGTCGTAAATTTTCATAAGTAATATTTTGTGTAGTACCTTTTATCAACCAGAAAACAGGAAAAAAATGAAATTCAAAACCCTTGCCATCACTGGTTTCGCTATTTTCTTATCCTTTGCTTTTACAGGATGTGGAACAATTACCAGAGGAACGACACAAGCTCTTGTCGTTGAATCTGATCCTCCAGGAGCTGACGTTGAACTTTCGAATGGATTGAGAGGTAGAACTCCGGCCAGTTTCAATGTAAAGCGCAAAGAAAATCTGGTTGTTAAAATAAAGAAAAATGGTTATGAGCCTGTAGAGGCAAATGTTACCTCTGAAGTAGGGGATGGTGGTGGAACAGCAATGGCAGGTAATATTATTTTCGGTGGCTTGATCGGAGCAGCTATTGATGGAGGAAATGGATCAAATAAAACATTAAGGCCGAATCCTGTATCTGTAAAGTTACTGCCAATCGCGACAAAGGATACTTTGCAGGAGCAACCTTCTCAGTCAGAGCAACCTAGAAAAGCAGAGCAGTCATCTAATACAAAGAAAACTCATAAAACAAAACAATAAAAAAGTTTTATTTTCGTTATGCGTTTGAAACGTATTTTAATCTCTAAGGGTCTAATTCCCCGAAGCTTGCGGCGAGGATCCGTTATTAAAGCTTGATACAATGGCGATTTTTGCCATGGGTTTAAGCAAGCTGATAAATAGTTGTTGATCCGGCAACAACTCCAGTTGCGTGCCGGATCGATTTTATGATTTTTTGCCGCCGACAATAGCCTTATTGATGGCCGTAACCATGGTGTCAAATCTGATCGGCTTTTTCAGCAGACGAACGATGTTACACTTTTCCATATCTTTCGAGCTATTCATATCCTTCTCGTAACCGGTCATCAGAATAACCGGCAAATCGGGTCTAATGGAGTAAATTTCAGATGCCAGTTTGATTCCGGTCATTTCTGGCATAGTCAAATCCGTAACCACCACGTCGAACTCTTCTGGTGATTGCCGGAAAAGCTCAAGCGCATTGCGGGAGAAGCTGTCTGTCAGTATTCTGCGGCCAGTTGCATTGGCTTCACGTTTATTACTTCGATTCTCGTTTTTTGTCGTAAAGTCACAAGGCGTTTGCTGTCCCATCTTTGAGCTGAAGAGTTTGGAAGATGTCTATCCA
Protein-coding sequences here:
- a CDS encoding IS3 family transposase, with the protein product MVEKEHSGISMQRQCDLLSIHRSGLYYQPIKTSKLNRELMRLIDEQYLLRPYYGVYRMWQWLSMDKGYKINLKRVRRLYRLMGLEAIGPKPNTSKPAPGHKVYPYLLRGLAIKHSDHVWATDITYVPMAHGFMYLMAIIDLKSRYVLNWSVSNTMDAKWCAEVLLEAVRLHGAPKILNTDQGSQFTSEVFAEAVITESKSALSMDGKGRAIDNVFIERLWRSVKYEYIYLNPPADGLELYKGLKHWFNDYNTVRRHKALDGQVPAKVYSANKRLIPKAA
- a CDS encoding PEGA domain-containing protein, coding for MKFKTLAITGFAIFLSFAFTGCGTITRGTTQALVVESDPPGADVELSNGLRGRTPASFNVKRKENLVVKIKKNGYEPVEANVTSEVGDGGGTAMAGNIIFGGLIGAAIDGGNGSNKTLRPNPVSVKLLPIATKDTLQEQPSQSEQPRKAEQSSNTKKTHKTKQ
- a CDS encoding response regulator, which produces MGQQTPCDFTTKNENRSNKREANATGRRILTDSFSRNALELFRQSPEEFDVVVTDLTMPEMTGIKLASEIYSIRPDLPVILMTGYEKDMNSSKDMEKCNIVRLLKKPIRFDTMVTAINKAIVGGKKS